Proteins encoded by one window of Capsicum annuum cultivar UCD-10X-F1 unplaced genomic scaffold, UCD10Xv1.1 ctg3742, whole genome shotgun sequence:
- the LOC107879850 gene encoding germin-like protein subfamily 1 member 20, whose amino-acid sequence MALKSLVLTIAIMAVLSSMSHAGEPSPLQDFCVAVDDAKNAVFVNGKFCKNPMQVVADDFFESGLNVPGNTSNPLGSVVTPVNVNQLPGLNTFGVSLVRIDYAPYGLNPPHTHPRGTEVLTVFEGTLYVGFVLSNPGPNMKNKLFTKILHPGDVFVFPIGLIHFQFNVGKINAVAFAGLSSQNPGTITIANAVFGSDPPISDDVLAKAFQIDKKVVDYLQSQFWWDNNI is encoded by the exons ATGGCTCTCAAGTCCTTAGTACTAACCATTGCCATAATGGCAGTGTTATCTTCAATGAGCCATGCAGGTGAACCTAGCCCTCTTCAGGATTTCTGTGTTGCTGTTGACGATGCCAAAAATGCTG TTTTTGTAAATggaaaattttgcaaaaatccaatGCAAGTTGTGGCGGATGATTTCTTTGAGTCAGGGCTAAATGTACCCGGTAATACTTCAAATCCACTTGGATCTGTGGTGACTCCTGTGAACGTCAACCAATTACCTGGACTCAACACTTTTGGCGTTTCATTAGTCCGTATTGATTATGCACCATATGGTCTCAACCCACCACACACACATCCTAGAGGAACCGAGGTTCTTACTGTCTTTGAGGGCACGCTATATGTTGGTTTTGTCCTATCAAACCCTGGTCCAAATATGAAGAACAAGCTCTTTACCAAGATTCTACATCCTGGGGATGTGTTTGTCTTCCCAATAGGTCTCATTCATTTCCAATTTAATGTGGGAAAGATTAACGCAGTTGCATTTGCTGGACTGAGCAGTCAAAATCCAGGAACCATTACTATTGCAAATGCAGTATTTGGCTCAGACCCACCAATCAGTGACGATGTTCTTGCAAAAGCATTCCAAATTGATAAGAAAGTTGTGGATTACCTCCAATCACAATTCTGGTGGGATAACAATATATAA